The following nucleotide sequence is from Triticum dicoccoides isolate Atlit2015 ecotype Zavitan chromosome 7B, WEW_v2.0, whole genome shotgun sequence.
ATTACCTTTCCTATATTTTCTATTTACATTCCTACCCAATTATATTTTGATATCTCTCCTATTTGTTTCCACTCTGTTTTCTATGGGAGATGCATGCCAACTTGAAATGCAatatttttctactccctccattctaaagAAGTGGCATGGTAGCACTTATTTTGAAATGGAGGATGTACCATCTAATATTATTTTTACTTTGTAGCACTACCACAAATTTTCAAATGACATGAATGTTCTACAATATTCACATGGGAAATTATTTGCAATGTCATGAATGTTTTGTATAAAGTGGTGACAACCCAAATATCTTCTCCATGTTCTTCTCTACACATGGAGAAAATATCTTTTCTTGCAATATTTGGAAGAAAGAACATGGAGAAGATATTTGCATTGTCACCACTCAGACTAAAACAATATGCACAAAATCTTTTAAAGAAAATTTTGAAAGAATATATATTACTTTAGGTACATCTGTTAAAGTTGTATACCCCCTTGTTACAAAATGCATGATGTTCTACACAATTATGAAATTGTAACTTAATTTAATATGTATATGCTAAAAAGATAAAATGTATTTAGAAAATCATACAAAGTCTCAATTTTTATCTAATATATTTTCAACAAGTTTTTACCTAATAATATTAATGAAAACAAACTTTAATCACCATTAATAAATGACATCATGTATTTTATAGCAAAGATAGAAAAAATGGCAAAAGGTGAATATCTCGACTATCGTGAGTATGTGTAGTTTATCTTTGTATAAAATTTAGATAATAAAATTAAACTTGATAAAGGTGATGCTCGTGCATGCgtgcgggccactttgctagttctGAAAAAcaatattcaaatagcaagcagttGGTAGATAATTAGTGCCTAATACATAATGTAAGTAAGTTTGCACTTTTAGATTGGGCACCATGTGTACACATATAAACATAACTTGAAATGGGTGATCTAATTTTTATTAGTATGTGTATTCTTTACTTGGGTAATTTTCTCCCAAAGGTCATGCTTTAAAAGACAAGAGACTCATGTGCTTTACCACGTTAATACTTTTAGTACACACAACACATTAGCACTAGCATAACCAAAATGGTTCCAATTATAATTGCAAGAATTGATCCTAAGCCTGGTGACTTCCTTGTGTTTTGCCCTTGGCAAAGGGCAGGGGCTCAATAGGAAATGGACAGGCGGGACATGTGCTTGCATGTGACATCATCCTCATAGCAAACACCTATAAAATATTCACCAATCACCATTAGCATGCATGGTATAAAGAACAAAAAACACTTATAAATATGTCATCTGAATGTACCATTGCACTCCTTCTGTATGGTGACAATGACACAAAAGTCCGAATCTTCTTCATGACTATAAGAATGATACACAAATGGAAGATCATAATGAATTTCCCATGCCACCATAAATTTGATAGTCAAGAGGCACCCCTACCTTACTCAAACTATGACTCCAAATCCCACGCAAGCAAGAGAGCTTCACGATAATGGAAATACTTATGGTAAGTAGGGtggcacccccctcccccccccctctcaatATTCAAATTTTATATTTTGCCACCCCCTCCCAAAGACAACCTTCTTAAGCCCGGCTATTGCACAACAACATGAGGGTGCAGGAGACTGCAAATACTCTTGGAAGAAGATCATGGCAAGACTAGGAAGTTCAAACTTACAACTGTCCTTCATCATCGCCAACGTCACCGAGAGTGGCATCGACACAAAAGAcatgatcaaaaggagaaaaagtgTCGTTTCCCTAAGGAAGGTAAGTGGAAGTGAGCAAGAATACAACAATAAAACTGGAAGAAAAAAAACTTTTGGTGTAGCAACAAAAACATCGGTCAATTCTCATCCAAATCAAAGATTTCTACCAAGACCAAAATATTCTGTAGACAAGATTCCAGTAGCAATCCAATGATTGAATAACATTTTACAAATTGAATCAAATTAGGACAGGCAATCTAAGAAATTAAGAAACAAAACTTTGAAAGCTAAGTGAGAGAAAATGTCATGATCCCGACGTCCCCACCCGCCATGGCTAGGCACTCAATGGGTTTTCTTGGCGGCACACAACCTCGACACCAGCGATCGGTCCATGGTCATGAGGTACATCGATGCTGCACAGAAAGCACACCCGCAGAAGGTTTTCAAGGCCAACGATGTCAGTGAGCGCCGGGAACGAAAAGTTCTGGATGGAGGCCAATCAGATTGGCAATTTACCGATGATGGGTTCAAGGCAACCAACATCGGGATATAAGCCAGTTGCTATGAATAAAAAGTGTCGGGCACTGGGTTTAGGACGCGAACGCCGGCCATGACGACCTTCCAGCATGCATCGGTTGGAGGATGTCGCCGTTCCGGTCTAAGACAAAAGACAATGTGGTAAGCAAACCAAACCTTTGACGCTTTTGTGGTGTCTACGGATGAACAACCTGCATGATTCTTCTATCAAAATTCAAGCCTCATAAATCTGGATCTCACCAAAGTATCTTAGACTGGCAGTTCTTGCAAACATATTGTTACTGGATCATATGATCATATTTTCCTCCTTCCATATCTCCAACAACTAGCAGTTATTAGGAACCGCTTACTTTAAAACAAAAGAAACTCAAACGTGCAGTATATGCTTAGTTAATTAGGATTATGTCTCTAATAAAAAAATGGTGTTAATTTGACAAATACTTGGCTGCAAAATCTGCCATGTTCTTGGCAGGAAACTATGTTTTGCTCTGCTTTGGATGTTTCAGTCGAGGGAGTGACTGTATGATGGAAGTATGGGCAAATAAATAAGTGCTAGAAAGAGTACCTCTTTTTGCTTGGACTTCCAGCAATTTATGTAGCTGCAGGATTTCAGCAGAGTGGCGCGCAAgaaagatactccctccatttcaaaatatagtgcgcGCGTCCGTCCTTTTCGAGGTCTAACTTTGATCataaaatttaaccaacgagaccaactacggtgggagaaaaaaattatataattgaaaacttcttttgaatacgaattcactgatataacttttgctcccatcACAGTCGGTCTCGGTCTCGTTGATTAAATTTATGGTTAAAGTTGAAGCACGTGAATAGAGGAAgcattatattttggaacggagggactaGGTTTTTTGTTCTGTTATGGGAAGCTTCTATGTGCATGCCTATCACCTATCAAGTCACTTTCACGCTTACTTGACAGCCACATGGAAGGTGCTCATGTAGATTCCACATTCCAAGACATCCCTGTCCAGCGGCAgttattttttttctctctccttTGTCATGTTTCTCTTGTTGATTTTTTGTTGGAATGGGATCTAAGGTGTGCTTGGTTGGCATCCACACCACTCCACGCCTGGCCGGGACAGTGCCTGAAGTGTGCCTGGGTGTTGTTTTGTTCGTGTCCTGGGAAAGCAAAAGCCTGCCTCACCTGGCTGACCCAGCAGCGTCGTTAGCCTGGGTAAgttaaaacaaacagaaaatagtaAGTGGTTTAGGCCAGGCAGTGGAATTAGCCTGGCCCAGGCCGATGTGAAGGGACGCCTGTCTTACAGGCATATGTGATTTAGCACAACTTTGATGTACTACTTGTCACATCAACCTGCCAATCTAGTTTTTCTATTATTCTTTCTTTGTCCCAGGCCAGGTCTCCATCGAAGCAACATCTGCAAAAGCATGCCTGGCCAGGCAAAATTTCTCTCTTTTCCAGGCTACCACCAGGCATAGGTTTTTACCAGGCATGATGATGCCCGGGACACCAACCAAACACACCCCTAGTCTGGGAGAGATGACAGGGATATTGGGACGAGAGAAGGCGGCGCTCCCGCCGGTTGCTCACAAAAAGTAATACTTGGAGGAGAGAAGGTTTGTCTCTCAAGCTGTAGTCAGTTTTATATTTCACAAGATGGACAAATATATATTCACAAAAAAAAAGACGAACAAATTAATAAGACAACCTAATCTTTTGTACAATCTAATTTGGCGGTAAACACGGTAGAAATAATTACTTAAGGTTTTTCAAGATCATTTGCGGTAGTTAACTTCTACTAATATTTTGGGAGTGGCGATGAAGCGTTTGACTTCATCGTCACATGGGTCTAACCGTGGAATAAGTTGTTTGCAGAGAACAGACTGTGATTAACAATTGAATGGCCTGAAAATTGTGGTAACTTTTGCTACATCGTATTGCACATTTTCTAGACAAGTATACTGTGCAAGTTGAGATGACGAGGATGTTTTTTTTTTGGGAATCTGACTTATTCATCAATTGTCAAGGTAGATCCAGGTCCGTAACCACCTAGCGACAACTATAGGCACTAAAGCGAACCAAAAACGCGCAATCATCATTGCCGCGCTACCTCGTCGAAGCCGGACAAACCTTCTTATAATAGACAGCCGGGAACAAATTGTAACAGATAAACTACAAATGTGTCCATATCTCCCTGAATTTTTGGAGGACATGATCAATTATTCTCTGTTCCTTTCATGGGTAGATAGGATATATTTTTTTCCCGACAAAGAGTGGATTTTTTATTTAAAATGTAACGTTAGAGGGATACAAACACAAAGAGCACACAACTAGCCTCTATATAGATAAGATGCACACAATCAACACTAATTCACACATGTAGAAAACCACACTAGCAACTAGCAAAATCTAATAAGATCGAAGCTATGGCATGGTAAAGTAAAAAAAGATCAAACCGGTGATCAacaatctactccctccattcttaaatatttgtctttctagatatttcaaatggactaacacatacaaatgtatatagacatattttagagtgtacattcactcattttgctccgtatatagtcacttgttaaaatctctagaaagacaagtatttaggaatggCGGGAGTACAAAAACAACCACATCAGCACTAACCATCTCTTGACATCACCCGACGAATCCAACCcccgccgaagaacaagtccgaacAAATCTGAGCAATGTCTCATTGTCCGGACTGTTGGCATAGAATTGGAGGATcggtagttagggcatctccagccgtacggccccccagggcgccgaaaaagagcggcctgggggTGAGCGGGCGATAAACTCGGTGTTGGAGGCAGTTCGGCACCCAGCAGTCGCCCCCCAGGTCACCTCCAGGCGCCGATTTCGGCCCAGTGTTCGGCCCAAATATGTCTAAAAATGGCCCGATATCTGCGTGAATCGGCCCATATTCAGCGCGGTTCGGCGTGTTTCGGCTTGAATTTTCGCATAGAAATAGAAATCAATTAGTTCGCCACATAGTTCGGCATGGTTCGGCGTGTTTCGGCgtgtttcatcacataaatcaaatagttcaatacaaattatatagtggtGAGGTGGGGCGCAAGCCCGCCGGTGTACAGACCCTGTGCGCTCGGAACGCCGGAAAAGTTGCCCGGACGGCGGCGAACAGGCTGCCTCGGCAAATCCCCTTCTTNNNNNNNNNNNNNNNNNNNNNNNNNNNNNNNNNNNNNNNNNNNNNNNNNNNNNNNNNNNNNNNNNNNNNNNNNNNNNNNNNNNNNNNNNNNNNNNNNNNNNNNNNNNNNNNNNNNNNNNNNNNNNNNNNNNNNNNNNNNNNNNNNNNNNNNNNNNNNNNNNNNNNNNNNNNNNNNNNNNNNNNNNNNNNNNNNNNNNNNNNNNNNNNNNNNNNNNNNNNNNNNNNNNNNNNNNNNNNNNNNNNNNNNNNNNNNNNNNNNNNNNNNNNNNNNNNNNNNNNNNNNNNNNNNNNNNNNNNNNNNNNNNTTTCCCGGCGGGAGATGGTCTACCTAGCTGCGTTGGGCGGTGGACGGCACCGGGATCGGCATGGTGACGGCCGAGcgggaggggaggggggggggtaggaGACGAATTTGGACGGGTGGCTTGACTTTTCGCCTGCCAATGTGGCCCCAGGAACGCTTTTctcttgcgccggagcccccgagtTATTGGGCTATTTTTTTTCTAGCCCATTTAGTGAACCATAGGTATATAGGCTTATtagaaatcccagggtgggccgcggctcACCCTGGCCACCCCGTAGCTCCGCCCCTGCCTAGCATGGGCCTCAATAATGTGATGGCATACATGCACTCAAACTACGGGAGTTTACTTTTACTTgttatttactccctccgtcccataatataagagtgtttttgacatTACCTTAatgtcaaaaatgctcttatattatgggacaaaagGAGTAATCATTAGCAAGTTTTATTTTAAATGAGCATTGCTCAGCAGTAATCATATTTTCTCTTGATCTTTGAATTAGATGGCCGACACGGCTTTGACCTTCCTAAAAGTTCGTTCGAGCTCCGTCCGAGACGGACCAGAATACCGTGTAAAAACCAAGACGAACTCTTCAGCAATAAATAGGCCTGGGCGTGGACGAAGAGCAACGTCTCTTTATAAAGTTTGACCCATCGGTCCTCGGCCCCCAGCCTGCGTCGCCTAACTCGCCGTCGTCTCAACCGAGCTGCACTTCCGCCTTCTTCCCCGACGCAGGTGAGGTGACGACCAACTTCGCCGCCCAAACTGGCCGCGTTTTGTCCTCTGTGTCCTCTTATTTTCGTTCCTAGAGGCGACGACAGGCCGACATTGTTCGCCTCCGTGCATCGTAAACCtgttcattattcattcctcgtgtGGGTTGCTTACTTGTTTCCCTTAACTGAAGCAGCTGATCGCCGAAGCAATACACAAAAAGCGTACGTGCGCCTTGTTTTTAGTTGACCGGACTCCACCAAGCACCATGCCGGGTAAGAGAGGCACCACTACCTTGCTCGATCACCTTCCCGAGGACATCATCGACAGGATACTCATCCGGCTGCCGCCCAAGGACGTCGGCCGCTGCCGAGCCGTCTGCACACTGTGGAGCAGTGTCACCTCCACGCCTGAATTTATGTCCGAACATCATCGCAGCCAGCCATCGCTCCCCATCATCGACGGGGACGGGCGGCCAGCCAGCCTTGTCGTCGTCCGCGGTGCCGGTGCGAGAACCACCAACCAACAACTCTGGCCTTTTGTACCAGGTTTCAAACACCGTGATGTGATTTTTCTTCAAGGCACCTGTGATGGTTTCATCATCGTCACCGGGAGATTGAGACGTCAATTCTACATCTGCAATCCAGTCCTTCGCCAGCATGCTCTCCTACCGCAGCCTCCATTTGGCCCACTCATCCAGAACTACGTAATTGGTTTCTACATGCACTGTCCAACTAAAGAATACAGGGTGCTCTGGGTCTCGAAAGGCGTTTTTGAATTCAGTTTATACGTCCTCATAGTTGGATCTGACAAGCCGAGGCACATCAGAGTCAGAATGCCAACAGTCTCCTCGGTTTCCATGGAATGGAAGTTACTGGAGATGCTGCTCCGTTCAGCGCCAGTTCAGCACCAGGGCAATCTTTATTGGCGTCCTCCTTACCCTTATGATGCCACGCAGATTACAGGAGATGGTGAAGACATTATTGTATTTGACACAGAAGTTGAATCATTCCGATGGATGCCTAGTCCGGCCCAACCGAATCATTCCGATACGTACCATGCTGGACAGTTGTTCGACTTGAAGGGGGTGCTTGCTTTCTCGGGATTTTTGTTCAAAAACAACACCACTCTGGATGTCTGGATGATGCAGGATTATGAGGCCGAAATTTGGACCTTTAAGTACCGGATTGACCTAACGAAGGTGGAGGCATCACAAAAATTGAAATTAACTTCTCTCAAAAGGAAGAGTATGTCACCACTTGATACAGTGATGGTACGGTTCAATGAAATGGCTGTGCTCAACGAGCATGAACTTTTGATCCAGTTTAATCATAAACACGTGTTACACTGCGATATTGATGGCAAGTTCTTAGGAATGGTAAAGATTGGAAAGAGACAATATCGAATGGCTCTTACTGGTTATTGCCTCCAAGAGAGCATAATTCCAATTCCGTCTCATGAGATGCTACAAGAAGACCAGGACCCTCCGTTCTTCACAAGCCATGGCTGAACTGAATGTTCATGCCGCTTTGCATTGCCCTTGCAATGTCTATCCATTGTATCATAAACAAGCCGTGCCTCTTTTCTTTACCCCTCATTACTTACTAACACTGCTAGTAGAACATGCCATGTCCTTTGGATTCGATTTCATCTTTGCTGATAGCACATTCTAAACATTTCTTTCATAGGCTAATTGTTTGATCTTTGTTGTTCAGTATGCAACCTTACCCAACTCCTAAGTAGCGCTTTCTTATAGCTCCTGGTTTCACATCAACTTTGTGCAAACATGTTTCTTCTCAGTAAATTAGCACAGATTTGTTTCTAATTTTTTTGTGTCCAGGGTTTTATTGTTTTGGGGGCAGAAAGAAAGTTGTCAAGGATTTGCACTCGTGGTTCATGGTTCATTTTTCTCCTGATAAAAAAATTGTAACTTAATTACATTGTATAAGTTTTACTAAGTTAAGGATGGCCACATTTCTTTTCAAGTATGAATCGACACTGTTCTCCATGCAACTATTTTTTTTAGGAATGAACACCTAGGACACAAAATTTACAACACGAAAGAAACTGCTACCGCTTTTGAAAAAACAAGGTGTTAACCttatgttgggttctacggtagggtgcatcgactgcaaattaaaattttctagGCGCAGAACAACCAGAAACATGCAAAGTGAATGGATCacggatcgttaccactagacatgTAGTGCCATGCAgctgaagaagagttggggcagcgcgtccgcgtggttcgtctcctcctcgtccgatctccctcgaacggcCGGTCGTCGGATCCCTCATACAGGTTCGCcgaagcggcgcaagtgcaccgcctctaacggtattcgcgcgtgcaggaggaacgtcgtgcggcggactgctaggtccgatcacacaactggcggcgaatggaggtgtctattcgcaacacttgCAAACCCTAgtgcagcgccgaagcgatcaactgaataagtgtgccgcacctccactatttataggcttCCGTCGCGGGCTAAACACTGGGGCCTtgcacggatcctaaagcccaaagtctattcGGCCGCGTTCCAAGTCCAACTCGGataacatccgaccagtgtcctccgaaccgacctcgtaggttccttctctTAAGCACGCGaatccttaggttcaagtcggcttggtcatagttcggatcacctccgacctgcacggttggtagcggcctctagcaaggcgtgccgaccaccaagcagactatgaagctggttaggtgaacctgtacaacgtgtcacacttctgttccctttgcttcatgatatatgttgttgggctcaaggcgagactgtcatccttgtgctagctcggcctctttctcgttccagtgataccgaccacaaactggattatctcataatccttgttgcatggccatgcttatcctggtcggatcacacgagggacccagtgtatatctctcctgatcgaaggggcaaatcccatcttgctcgaccatgtctcacagcGTGGGACTGGACAaatccgaaacctacctttgtaactacccagtcatggagtagcgtttggtcggcccaaggcaagtctgtcaccatcccgagtacatgcgtcagctcaagtcttaggacatagaacatatgttgcactagagactcatagatgacatatcgctgtgtctcatagttgggtctgtccgactcgaacCTTATCTCGACCCAgattcgactacgtcgaatccaacaagatccttccgagtc
It contains:
- the LOC119339436 gene encoding putative F-box/kelch-repeat protein At1g13200, which gives rise to MPGKRGTTTLLDHLPEDIIDRILIRLPPKDVGRCRAVCTLWSSVTSTPEFMSEHHRSQPSLPIIDGDGRPASLVVVRGAGARTTNQQLWPFVPGFKHRDVIFLQGTCDGFIIVTGRLRRQFYICNPVLRQHALLPQPPFGPLIQNYVIGFYMHCPTKEYRVLWVSKGVFEFSLYVLIVGSDKPRHIRVRMPTVSSVSMEWKLLEMLLRSAPVQHQGNLYWRPPYPYDATQITGDGEDIIVFDTEVESFRWMPSPAQPNHSDTYHAGQLFDLKGVLAFSGFLFKNNTTLDVWMMQDYEAEIWTFKYRIDLTKVEASQKLKLTSLKRKSMSPLDTVMVRFNEMAVLNEHELLIQFNHKHVLHCDIDGKFLGMVKIGKRQYRMALTGYCLQESIIPIPSHEMLQEDQDPPFFTSHG